In the genome of Desulfovibrio sp. ZJ209, one region contains:
- a CDS encoding polysulfide reductase NrfD yields MKDMTWIKGQPSSYELHDLTHFPDWRGLIVWDAFFNNLTSGLMVIIALTALGTARVFGWLLPYALILAFLILAVDLVLLVADLGDPWRFLHSLRVFRPTSPLSVGVWALTGYAICLFLAILTTWVPALFGVPHAVGLHMAMASRMFTTLAALCAAAVICYKGVVFSCTSQPGVKNARWLTAFMVSDSLLMGCGLYMCLAVFLGAGIANAWLMVPFHILLLIRFGTFWLLWLDVAPRARRMHRSNAFIFIMVYIVGGIIAAALACKGGQPGILAAGVLVLLTGLCERGWIIGLTRPL; encoded by the coding sequence ATGAAAGACATGACCTGGATCAAGGGGCAGCCCTCGTCCTACGAGCTGCATGACCTCACGCACTTCCCGGACTGGCGCGGCCTCATCGTCTGGGACGCCTTCTTCAACAACCTGACCTCGGGCCTCATGGTCATCATCGCCCTGACCGCGCTTGGCACCGCGCGCGTGTTCGGCTGGCTTTTGCCATACGCGCTCATCCTGGCCTTCCTCATCCTCGCGGTGGACCTCGTGCTGCTGGTGGCCGACCTGGGCGACCCGTGGCGCTTCCTCCATTCGCTTCGGGTGTTCCGGCCCACCTCGCCGCTCTCCGTGGGCGTGTGGGCGCTCACGGGCTACGCCATCTGCCTCTTCCTCGCCATCCTCACCACATGGGTGCCCGCGCTGTTTGGCGTGCCGCACGCCGTGGGGCTGCACATGGCCATGGCCTCGCGCATGTTCACGACGCTCGCGGCCCTCTGCGCGGCCGCGGTCATCTGTTACAAGGGTGTCGTGTTCAGCTGCACCTCGCAGCCGGGCGTGAAGAACGCGCGCTGGCTCACGGCCTTCATGGTCAGCGATTCCCTGCTCATGGGCTGCGGGCTCTACATGTGCCTCGCCGTGTTCCTGGGCGCGGGCATTGCCAACGCGTGGCTCATGGTGCCCTTCCATATCCTGCTGCTCATCCGCTTCGGCACCTTCTGGCTGCTCTGGCTCGACGTGGCCCCGCGCGCCCGCAGGATGCACAGGTCAAACGCCTTTATCTTCATCATGGTCTATATCGTTGGCGGCATCATCGCCGCGGCGCTCGCCTGCAAGGGCGGGCAGCCGGGCATCCTCGCCGCCGGGGTGCTGGTGCTCTTGACCGGGCTTTGCGAGCGCGGCTGGATCATCGGGCTCACGCGGCCCCTCTGA
- a CDS encoding 4Fe-4S dicluster domain-containing protein, with translation MSSLKERIFAVVKRAYPGGEPAPNGRLDPVYALFRRYQPRPAEQELAYFTDTSLCSGCKSCEMACKQWNQIQSEPIRWSGDSYDNTFDLSAKNWRHVKFIERFPEENPANRPAPRTIDGLLREEKAGQWLFMSDQCKHCQTSPCHEACPTGAIMRNEFGGVYYQTDICMGCRMCMAACPFGVPEVSPETGHSMKCAECYDRLRDGLTPACQLACPTGAIEFGPRETMLEKARARMRFLHEHGHPEARLYGADGFAEYSGLNSFYLIMDKPEVYGLPAGPVTPTTFMPGDYLRGIATLVVCGAAVAACLMGTIL, from the coding sequence ATGAGTTCGCTGAAAGAACGCATCTTCGCAGTTGTGAAGCGCGCGTATCCGGGCGGCGAGCCCGCGCCCAACGGGCGCCTCGACCCCGTGTACGCGCTGTTCCGGCGCTACCAGCCCAGGCCCGCGGAACAGGAGCTCGCCTATTTTACCGACACTTCCCTCTGCAGCGGCTGCAAGTCCTGCGAGATGGCCTGCAAGCAGTGGAATCAAATCCAGAGCGAACCCATCCGCTGGTCCGGGGACAGCTATGACAACACCTTTGACCTCTCCGCGAAAAACTGGCGGCATGTGAAGTTTATCGAGCGCTTCCCCGAAGAGAACCCCGCCAACCGGCCCGCGCCCAGAACCATCGACGGTCTGCTCAGGGAGGAGAAGGCCGGCCAGTGGCTCTTCATGAGCGACCAGTGCAAGCATTGCCAGACCTCGCCCTGCCATGAGGCCTGCCCCACCGGGGCCATCATGCGCAACGAGTTCGGCGGCGTGTACTACCAGACCGACATCTGCATGGGCTGCCGGATGTGCATGGCGGCCTGCCCCTTCGGCGTGCCCGAGGTGAGCCCCGAGACCGGGCATTCCATGAAGTGCGCCGAGTGCTATGACCGCCTGCGCGACGGCCTCACCCCTGCCTGCCAGCTGGCCTGCCCCACAGGCGCCATCGAGTTCGGCCCGCGCGAGACCATGCTGGAAAAGGCGCGGGCGCGCATGCGCTTTTTGCACGAGCACGGCCACCCCGAGGCCCGGCTCTACGGGGCGGACGGCTTCGCCGAGTATTCCGGGCTCAATTCCTTCTACCTCATCATGGACAAGCCCGAGGTGTACGGCCTGCCCGCCGGGCCCGTGACCCCCACCACCTTCATGCCCGGCGACTATCTGCGCGGCATCGCCACCCTCGTGGTGTGCGGCGCCGCGGTCGCGGCCTGCCTCATGGGGACGATCCTATGA
- the fdnG gene encoding formate dehydrogenase-N subunit alpha, whose amino-acid sequence MADIQDVASARTHFKCSRLRGARVGSSVCQYCAVGCSQLAFLKDDVLIDVEGDPRSPVNEGRQCPKGATIFALNDNPYRATRPLYRAPGAKEWKEVSLDWMIETIAQRAWATRERGFVARDDKGMTINRVHNMGFVGGSANDNEECYLFRKLMTGGLGILPVENTARYCHSTTVAALAPTFGFGACTNPPRDLLNSDCIVIMGSNMAEAHPVAFYWPMQAKKKGATTIHIDPRYTRTSAACDHHVPIRPATDIAFLSGVIRYILENDLWFRDYVLAYTNASTLIDERFHFDDVAGLFNGWDPQTRSYSLEPDSWDYQYEMNPDGSRGKPKRDPTLQDPHCVFQLLKHQVAKYTPEIVADICGCRPADVIKVAEFMGRNSGPDKTTAFCYATGFTQHSTGTQIIRTVAILQLLLGNIGRPGGGILALRGHSNVQGATDIPTLFGALPNYIPMPEARPGNATLADYLANGHGFSAARDKKDGMWKLEAERGSWAALPNYMVSLLKAWYGEGATEENEYGYQWMPKLTGNDSLTVTMERMLKGEVEGLFVFGQNIAVTNPNTGWSRDAVRKLKWLVVCDLFENETASAWYADPTAPDAASDCETEVFLLPAATVLETDGSVTNTERLMQWHERCKPAPGLCRSDGWWVYQLGKAFKKLAQRSGEERDAGLRALTWDYDPGPGKVNAAGLPPVPDDLDMDKVAFEMNGYTIATGAPCQGSGDLRADGTTACGCRLLSGFIDAKGNNLMKREEAGEVDHEIDLDYRFAWPTNSRILYNRCSARPDGCPWSEKKRLIWWDADKARWVGYDKPQFDETKPPDYEPAPGAKGGAALGGADPFTVHSDGRAWLFVPYGIKEGPFPAHYEPVESPYVNPLWKQDRDPGVHIIDDPKNPIATPGDGAFPTVMTTYHMVEHWLSGSMTRHIPWLVQLQPQSFVEMSPEQAKSAGVQPGALIAVASARTVLQMRALITPRLRIGKVEGREATVVGGFVNSGYKGVVCDPVTNDLSPAIMAPDGLIPASKGFAVRVTAGSEAAAEDFSPEPVKYPESMTKPVPDTPWPAQPEGRS is encoded by the coding sequence ATGGCCGACATCCAGGATGTGGCGAGCGCCCGCACCCACTTCAAGTGCAGCCGCCTCAGGGGCGCACGGGTGGGTTCGTCGGTGTGCCAGTACTGCGCCGTGGGCTGTTCGCAGCTCGCCTTTCTCAAGGATGACGTTCTCATAGATGTGGAGGGCGACCCCAGAAGCCCGGTGAACGAGGGGCGCCAGTGCCCCAAGGGCGCCACCATCTTCGCCCTGAACGACAATCCCTACCGCGCGACCAGGCCCCTCTACCGCGCGCCCGGCGCGAAAGAGTGGAAGGAAGTCAGCCTTGACTGGATGATCGAGACCATCGCCCAGCGCGCCTGGGCAACGCGCGAACGCGGCTTCGTGGCCAGGGACGACAAGGGCATGACCATCAACCGCGTTCACAACATGGGCTTTGTGGGCGGCTCGGCCAACGACAACGAGGAGTGCTACCTCTTTCGCAAGCTCATGACCGGGGGCCTCGGCATCCTGCCCGTGGAAAACACGGCCCGCTACTGCCACTCCACCACGGTGGCCGCGCTCGCGCCCACCTTCGGCTTCGGCGCCTGTACCAACCCTCCGCGCGATCTGCTCAACAGCGACTGCATCGTCATCATGGGCTCCAACATGGCCGAGGCCCATCCCGTGGCCTTTTACTGGCCCATGCAGGCCAAGAAGAAGGGCGCCACGACCATCCACATCGACCCGCGCTATACCCGCACGAGCGCTGCCTGCGACCACCATGTGCCCATCCGGCCGGCCACGGACATCGCCTTCCTTTCCGGGGTCATCCGCTACATCCTCGAGAACGACCTCTGGTTCCGCGACTATGTGCTCGCGTACACCAACGCCTCCACGCTCATTGACGAGCGATTCCATTTTGACGATGTGGCCGGCCTCTTCAACGGCTGGGACCCGCAAACGCGCAGCTATTCCCTCGAGCCCGATTCCTGGGACTACCAGTATGAGATGAACCCGGACGGCAGCCGGGGAAAGCCCAAGCGCGACCCCACCCTGCAGGATCCGCACTGCGTGTTCCAGCTCCTGAAGCATCAGGTGGCGAAATACACGCCCGAGATCGTGGCGGACATCTGTGGCTGCCGCCCGGCCGATGTCATCAAGGTGGCCGAGTTCATGGGCCGCAACTCCGGGCCGGACAAGACCACGGCCTTCTGCTACGCCACGGGCTTCACCCAGCACTCCACGGGCACCCAGATCATCCGCACCGTGGCCATCCTCCAGCTGCTCCTCGGCAACATCGGGCGCCCCGGCGGCGGCATCCTGGCCCTGCGCGGGCACTCCAACGTGCAGGGCGCCACGGACATCCCCACCCTGTTCGGGGCGCTGCCCAATTACATCCCCATGCCCGAGGCCAGGCCCGGCAACGCCACGCTCGCCGACTATCTCGCTAACGGCCACGGCTTCAGCGCCGCGCGCGACAAGAAGGACGGCATGTGGAAGCTGGAGGCCGAGCGCGGCTCCTGGGCGGCGCTCCCGAACTACATGGTGAGCCTGCTCAAGGCCTGGTACGGCGAGGGCGCCACGGAAGAGAACGAATACGGCTACCAGTGGATGCCGAAGCTCACCGGCAATGACTCGCTCACCGTGACCATGGAGCGCATGCTCAAGGGCGAGGTGGAAGGGCTCTTCGTGTTCGGCCAGAACATCGCCGTCACCAATCCCAACACCGGCTGGAGCCGCGACGCCGTGCGCAAGCTCAAGTGGCTTGTGGTTTGCGACCTCTTTGAAAACGAGACGGCCTCCGCCTGGTACGCCGACCCCACGGCCCCGGACGCGGCGAGCGACTGCGAGACCGAGGTCTTCCTGCTGCCGGCCGCCACGGTGCTCGAGACGGACGGCTCCGTCACCAATACCGAGCGCCTCATGCAGTGGCACGAGCGCTGCAAGCCGGCCCCGGGCTTGTGCCGGTCGGACGGCTGGTGGGTCTACCAGCTCGGCAAGGCCTTCAAGAAGCTCGCGCAGCGCTCCGGCGAGGAGCGGGACGCGGGCCTGCGCGCCCTTACGTGGGACTATGACCCCGGGCCCGGCAAGGTGAATGCCGCAGGGCTGCCCCCGGTCCCCGACGACCTCGACATGGACAAGGTGGCCTTCGAGATGAACGGCTACACCATCGCCACGGGCGCCCCCTGCCAGGGTTCCGGGGACCTGCGGGCGGACGGCACCACGGCCTGCGGCTGCCGGCTGCTCTCCGGCTTCATCGACGCCAAAGGCAACAACCTCATGAAGCGCGAGGAGGCGGGCGAGGTGGATCACGAGATCGACCTTGACTACCGCTTCGCCTGGCCGACCAACAGCCGCATCCTCTACAACCGCTGCTCGGCGAGGCCCGACGGCTGCCCGTGGTCGGAGAAGAAGCGCCTCATCTGGTGGGATGCGGACAAGGCCCGCTGGGTGGGCTACGACAAGCCGCAATTCGACGAGACCAAGCCGCCCGACTATGAGCCCGCGCCCGGCGCCAAAGGCGGCGCGGCCCTCGGCGGGGCGGACCCCTTCACCGTGCATTCCGACGGCCGGGCGTGGCTCTTCGTGCCCTATGGCATCAAGGAAGGCCCCTTCCCCGCCCATTACGAGCCCGTGGAATCGCCCTATGTGAACCCCCTCTGGAAGCAGGACCGCGACCCGGGCGTGCACATCATCGACGACCCGAAAAACCCCATCGCCACGCCCGGCGACGGCGCCTTCCCCACGGTGATGACCACCTACCACATGGTGGAGCACTGGCTCTCCGGCTCCATGACGCGCCACATCCCGTGGCTCGTCCAGCTCCAGCCCCAGAGCTTTGTCGAGATGTCGCCGGAGCAGGCGAAAAGCGCCGGCGTGCAGCCCGGGGCGCTCATCGCCGTGGCGAGCGCGCGGACGGTGCTCCAGATGCGCGCGCTCATCACCCCGCGCCTGCGCATCGGCAAGGTGGAGGGCAGGGAGGCCACCGTGGTCGGCGGTTTCGTCAATTCCGGCTACAAGGGGGTGGTCTGCGACCCCGTCACCAATGACCTGAGCCCGGCCATCATGGCCCCGGACGGCCTGATCCCGGCCTCCAAGGGCTTTGCGGTGCGCGTTACGGCCGGGAGCGAGGCCGCTGCCGAAGACTTCTCGCCGGAGCCCGTGAAATATCCCGAATCCATGACCAAGCCGGTGCCTGACACCCCGTGGCCGGCCCAACCGGAAGGGAGGAGCTGA
- a CDS encoding FmdE family protein, producing the protein MNIGAYTFEEFRSLAENFHGYAAPGVLVGAYMVELAKRHLPEGTLFEAVAESAKCLPDAVQLLTACSTGNQRLKVFDLGRYAVTLFDKHTGEGVRVSLDPDKMAAWPELHAWFFKEKPKREQDSARLEAEIRAAADSICKVEKVRIQPRFLGRRHAEGIVRCPLCGEAYPKEDGPICRGCQGEAPYETLAGVAPRHASPGGVRIVPVEEAVGKTAAHDMTRIVPGQFKGPEFRAGQRIDAGDVCRLQKMGRFRVAVVEEGTDSPETGEAVHENTAAEAFARRMAGPGVTYQLPPKEGKVDFKAEIDGVFCVDTARLLRFNLVPEVMAASRHDGARVEAGRGVAGTRAIPLFLSRANFALALAALEGGPLFRVLPMRRAKAGILVTGTEVFQGLIEDRFIPVISAKLAGLGCDIVRTDIVPDDRERMLEAVSAMREAGVDLLLTTGGMSVDPDDVTREVLLAAGLTDAVHGVPVLPGAMSLVGRIPATPGGAQGGMQVVGVPACALFAKTTFLDLVLPRLLAGRGFTRAEAARMGEGGYCMGCKVCTWPKCPFGK; encoded by the coding sequence GTGAATATTGGCGCCTACACCTTTGAGGAATTCCGCTCGCTGGCCGAGAATTTTCACGGCTACGCCGCTCCCGGCGTTCTCGTGGGCGCCTACATGGTGGAGCTCGCGAAGCGCCATCTCCCCGAGGGTACGCTCTTCGAGGCCGTGGCGGAGTCCGCCAAGTGCCTGCCGGACGCGGTGCAGCTCTTGACGGCGTGCAGCACGGGCAACCAGCGCCTCAAGGTGTTCGACCTCGGCCGCTATGCGGTGACACTGTTCGACAAGCACACGGGCGAGGGCGTGCGCGTGAGCCTCGACCCGGACAAGATGGCCGCGTGGCCCGAGCTCCACGCCTGGTTCTTCAAGGAAAAACCCAAGCGCGAGCAGGATTCCGCCCGGCTCGAGGCGGAAATCCGCGCCGCGGCCGACAGCATCTGCAAAGTTGAAAAGGTGCGCATCCAGCCGCGCTTCCTGGGGCGCCGCCACGCGGAAGGCATCGTCCGTTGCCCGCTCTGCGGCGAGGCCTATCCCAAGGAGGACGGCCCCATCTGCCGTGGCTGCCAGGGCGAGGCCCCCTATGAGACCCTCGCCGGCGTGGCGCCCCGGCATGCGTCGCCCGGGGGCGTCCGCATCGTGCCCGTGGAGGAGGCCGTGGGCAAGACGGCGGCCCACGACATGACGCGCATCGTGCCCGGGCAGTTCAAGGGGCCGGAATTTCGCGCCGGCCAGCGCATCGACGCGGGCGATGTGTGCCGCTTGCAGAAGATGGGCCGCTTCCGCGTGGCCGTGGTGGAGGAGGGGACGGACAGCCCCGAAACCGGGGAGGCCGTCCACGAGAACACGGCGGCCGAGGCCTTCGCCCGGCGCATGGCCGGCCCCGGCGTCACCTACCAGCTCCCGCCCAAAGAGGGCAAGGTCGACTTCAAGGCCGAGATCGACGGTGTTTTTTGCGTGGATACCGCGCGCCTTTTGCGCTTCAACCTCGTGCCCGAGGTCATGGCCGCGTCGCGCCATGACGGGGCCAGGGTGGAGGCGGGCAGGGGCGTGGCGGGCACGCGGGCCATCCCGCTCTTCCTCTCCCGCGCCAATTTTGCCCTGGCCCTCGCCGCGCTGGAAGGCGGCCCGCTCTTCCGGGTGCTCCCCATGCGGCGGGCCAAAGCCGGCATCCTCGTGACCGGCACCGAGGTTTTCCAGGGCCTCATCGAGGACCGCTTCATCCCGGTCATCTCCGCCAAGCTCGCCGGCCTCGGCTGCGACATCGTGCGCACGGACATCGTGCCCGACGACCGCGAAAGGATGCTCGAGGCCGTTTCCGCCATGCGCGAGGCCGGCGTGGACCTTTTGCTCACCACGGGCGGCATGTCCGTGGACCCGGACGACGTGACGCGCGAGGTGCTGCTCGCGGCCGGCCTCACCGACGCCGTGCACGGCGTGCCCGTGCTACCCGGGGCCATGAGCCTCGTGGGGCGCATCCCCGCCACACCCGGGGGCGCGCAAGGCGGCATGCAGGTGGTGGGCGTGCCGGCCTGCGCGCTGTTTGCCAAGACGACCTTCCTTGACCTCGTGCTGCCGCGGCTGCTGGCCGGGCGCGGCTTCACGCGCGCCGAGGCCGCGCGCATGGGCGAGGGGGGCTATTGCATGGGCTGCAAGGTCTGCACGTGGCCCAAGTGCCCCTTCGGCAAATAG
- a CDS encoding MogA/MoaB family molybdenum cofactor biosynthesis protein encodes MEIRCSPCDCRQGEVLALVAGEDGARDIHRIATASLGAQKLAAGWTLADPETPATALFRVVGRAWREDAGGCARSCPLLEALAPVREGAPRTFLAEKRGFAAAWVTLSDKGAAGERKDEAGPLIGAMLGEALPLALCRGFLLPDEPALLRALLSDLALHQGYDLVCTTGGTGLSPRDRTPEATEKVLDYLVPGMAQAMMAVSLAATPRAVLSRAVAGVAGRCLILNLPGSPRAVRENLGAVLPALAHALAKLGGDAADCGEG; translated from the coding sequence ATGGAAATCAGGTGCAGTCCCTGCGACTGCCGGCAGGGGGAAGTCCTTGCTCTCGTGGCCGGTGAAGACGGGGCCCGGGACATCCATAGAATAGCGACGGCCTCCCTCGGGGCGCAAAAGCTCGCCGCCGGCTGGACGCTGGCCGACCCCGAAACCCCGGCAACGGCGCTTTTCCGGGTGGTGGGCCGCGCGTGGCGGGAGGACGCGGGGGGATGCGCGCGCTCGTGCCCCCTGCTTGAGGCGCTCGCGCCCGTGCGGGAGGGCGCCCCGCGCACCTTTCTCGCCGAAAAACGCGGCTTCGCCGCGGCCTGGGTCACCTTGTCGGACAAGGGGGCGGCCGGCGAACGCAAGGACGAGGCCGGCCCGCTCATAGGCGCCATGCTCGGCGAGGCCCTCCCCCTCGCCCTCTGCCGCGGCTTCCTCCTGCCGGACGAACCCGCGCTGTTGCGCGCCCTGCTTTCCGACCTCGCATTGCACCAGGGCTATGACCTCGTCTGCACCACAGGGGGCACCGGGCTTTCCCCGCGCGACAGGACGCCCGAAGCCACCGAAAAGGTGCTCGACTACCTTGTGCCCGGCATGGCGCAGGCCATGATGGCGGTGAGCCTCGCGGCCACGCCGCGCGCCGTGCTTTCGCGGGCCGTGGCCGGGGTGGCGGGGCGCTGCCTCATTCTCAACCTGCCGGGTTCGCCGCGTGCCGTGCGGGAGAACCTCGGCGCGGTGCTGCCCGCGCTTGCGCATGCGCTCGCCAAGCTCGGCGGCGATGCGGCCGACTGCGGTGAGGGGTGA
- the moaC gene encoding cyclic pyranopterin monophosphate synthase MoaC, producing MEEKKKEERGQAGFTHLDAGCRARMVDVGAKPVTSRVAVAEAVVELSARTLELLREKALPKGDALACAKIAAILAAKNTATLIPLCHTLPLDSVDARFELGDTPPRVRIEAEARCTGRTGVEMEAIVAAQTAAAVIYDMCKAVQRDIVITSVRLLYKNGGRSGEFRAPGFERAME from the coding sequence ATGGAGGAGAAGAAAAAGGAAGAGCGCGGACAGGCCGGCTTCACCCATCTTGACGCCGGGTGCCGAGCGCGCATGGTGGACGTGGGCGCAAAGCCCGTGACGAGCCGCGTGGCCGTGGCCGAGGCCGTGGTGGAACTTTCCGCCCGCACGCTCGAGTTGCTCCGGGAAAAGGCCCTCCCCAAGGGGGACGCGCTGGCCTGCGCGAAAATTGCGGCCATCCTCGCGGCCAAGAACACGGCCACGCTCATCCCGCTCTGCCACACCCTGCCGCTCGACAGCGTGGACGCGCGCTTCGAGCTTGGCGACACGCCGCCCCGGGTGCGCATCGAGGCCGAAGCCCGCTGCACCGGGCGCACCGGCGTGGAAATGGAGGCCATCGTGGCCGCGCAGACGGCGGCGGCGGTGATTTATGACATGTGCAAGGCCGTGCAGCGCGACATCGTGATCACGAGCGTGCGGCTGCTCTACAAAAACGGCGGCAGGAGCGGCGAATTCCGCGCCCCGGGCTTTGAGCGGGCGATGGAGTGA
- a CDS encoding molybdenum cofactor biosynthesis protein MoaE, protein MNVDAMLAEIKARPGFAEHVGMLLVHNGVVRGWSRAGHEAVSSVSIRLDRDKLEAIRREVEGRPGIFAAEAQGREGTFQPGDDILLLVVAGDVRENVRAAMEEFLERAKGEAVSKQEHLAEELPAE, encoded by the coding sequence ATGAACGTCGATGCGATGCTTGCGGAAATCAAGGCACGCCCCGGCTTTGCCGAGCATGTGGGCATGCTGCTCGTGCATAACGGCGTGGTGCGCGGCTGGTCGCGCGCCGGGCACGAGGCGGTCTCGTCCGTCTCCATAAGGCTTGACCGCGATAAACTCGAGGCCATCCGCCGCGAAGTTGAGGGCCGGCCGGGCATCTTCGCCGCCGAGGCGCAAGGCCGCGAGGGCACGTTCCAGCCCGGGGACGACATCCTGCTGCTGGTGGTGGCCGGCGACGTGCGCGAAAACGTCCGGGCGGCCATGGAGGAATTTCTGGAGCGCGCCAAGGGCGAGGCCGTGAGCAAGCAGGAGCACCTTGCCGAGGAGCTCCCTGCGGAATAG
- a CDS encoding cbb3-type cytochrome c oxidase subunit I, producing MSAQTGGQFGQVLRSQEGAAGISRWWIFCLAVIMIFGFTILLTITGLAFVEKPPIPAQVTAPDGRPLFTAKEIREGQEVFLAKGLMSNGTVWGHGSYLGPDFPALTLHRVGEVQADLLARSIHGKPFDSLTEEQRDEITALVPGKLRVNRYDAKSGTLTFTPAEAIIFEMSPALWREYLASPVNNGGLKANLITDPEELRKLSAYFSWMAWASVAPRPGSDVSYTNNFPYDPLVGNHTPTLAFIWSAASLLFLLGGIGLALFVLGRNPSWDWTPAAQKLLPAVPDHLVSPSQGALVKFVVVVALLLLTQTLVGGGVAHFRADPGNFYGFDLSVIFPSSLLRTWHLQLMIFWLATGFVVGGLFLSRVLGGKEYDGEKNLTNLLFAAFAVVIFGSLLCDWGGMVGFWPKLTFWLGSQGWEYLEIGRFWQFLLIAGLLGWLVLVVRNAWPSLENQATRALTIMFLISAFTIPFFYLPAIFYTGQTHYTIVDTWRFWIIHLWVEGFFELFATAMVALIFIELGLVTKQMGLRMIFLDGILVLTGGIIGTGHHWYFSGMGSFNMTMSGCFSALELVPLVLLCMEAGRFIKTTENPYAKAMALRYRWPLRFIMSVGFWNFVGAGVFGFLINMPVVSYFEIGTYLTPNHGHAAMFGVFGLLSLSLCLLVLRQANSDESWAHVEKYVRVSFWGFNVGLLLMLVLSLLPAGFLQLGDVFANGYWHARSPEFTQSPLMAFIGWLRMPADLIFIIFGAIPFFIAALKTWSFYIREGAPKDAEPAAESAGEIAEEAK from the coding sequence ATGTCGGCTCAGACAGGCGGCCAGTTCGGCCAGGTATTGCGTTCGCAGGAGGGCGCGGCGGGCATCTCCCGCTGGTGGATCTTCTGCCTCGCGGTGATCATGATTTTCGGCTTTACCATCCTGCTCACCATCACAGGCCTCGCCTTTGTGGAAAAACCGCCCATCCCGGCCCAGGTGACGGCGCCGGACGGCCGGCCGCTCTTCACCGCCAAGGAAATCAGGGAAGGGCAGGAGGTCTTTCTCGCCAAGGGCCTCATGAGCAACGGCACGGTGTGGGGGCACGGCTCCTATCTCGGGCCCGACTTCCCGGCGCTTACCCTGCACCGCGTGGGCGAGGTCCAGGCCGACCTGCTGGCGCGCTCCATCCACGGCAAGCCCTTTGACAGCCTCACCGAGGAGCAGCGCGACGAAATCACGGCGCTGGTGCCCGGCAAGCTGCGCGTGAACCGCTATGACGCCAAGAGCGGCACCCTCACCTTCACGCCGGCCGAGGCCATCATTTTCGAGATGAGCCCGGCGCTCTGGCGCGAATACCTGGCGAGCCCGGTGAACAACGGCGGCCTCAAGGCCAACCTCATCACCGACCCGGAGGAGCTGCGCAAGCTCTCGGCCTATTTCTCGTGGATGGCCTGGGCCAGCGTGGCGCCGCGCCCCGGCTCGGATGTGTCCTACACCAACAATTTCCCCTATGACCCGCTGGTGGGCAACCACACGCCGACGCTGGCCTTTATCTGGAGCGCCGCGAGCCTGCTCTTCCTTTTGGGCGGCATCGGCCTGGCGCTCTTCGTGCTCGGGCGCAACCCCTCGTGGGACTGGACGCCGGCGGCGCAAAAGCTGCTCCCGGCGGTGCCGGATCACCTCGTTTCCCCGAGCCAGGGGGCGCTCGTCAAGTTCGTCGTCGTGGTGGCGCTGCTTTTGCTCACGCAGACGCTCGTCGGCGGCGGCGTGGCCCACTTCAGGGCCGACCCGGGCAACTTCTACGGCTTTGACCTGAGCGTCATCTTCCCGAGCTCGCTGTTGCGCACCTGGCATTTGCAGCTCATGATCTTCTGGCTGGCCACGGGCTTCGTGGTGGGCGGGCTCTTTCTCTCGCGCGTGCTCGGCGGCAAGGAATACGACGGCGAGAAAAACCTCACCAACCTGCTCTTCGCGGCCTTCGCGGTGGTGATTTTCGGCAGCCTCCTCTGCGACTGGGGCGGCATGGTCGGCTTCTGGCCCAAGCTCACCTTCTGGCTCGGCAGTCAGGGCTGGGAATATCTCGAGATCGGCCGCTTCTGGCAGTTCCTGCTCATCGCCGGGCTGCTCGGCTGGCTCGTGCTCGTGGTGCGCAACGCGTGGCCCAGCCTGGAGAACCAGGCCACCCGGGCGCTGACCATCATGTTCCTCATCTCGGCCTTCACCATCCCCTTCTTCTACCTGCCCGCCATCTTCTATACCGGCCAGACGCACTACACCATCGTCGACACCTGGCGCTTCTGGATCATCCACCTCTGGGTGGAGGGCTTCTTCGAGCTCTTCGCCACGGCCATGGTGGCGCTCATCTTCATCGAGCTCGGCCTCGTGACCAAGCAGATGGGCCTTCGGATGATCTTCCTCGACGGCATCCTCGTGCTCACGGGCGGCATCATCGGCACCGGCCATCACTGGTACTTCTCGGGCATGGGCTCCTTCAACATGACCATGTCCGGCTGCTTCTCGGCGCTCGAGCTCGTGCCGCTGGTGCTGCTCTGCATGGAGGCCGGCCGCTTCATCAAGACCACGGAGAACCCCTACGCGAAGGCCATGGCCCTGCGCTACCGCTGGCCCCTGCGCTTCATCATGAGCGTGGGCTTTTGGAACTTCGTGGGCGCGGGCGTGTTCGGCTTCCTCATCAACATGCCGGTGGTGAGCTATTTCGAGATCGGCACCTACCTGACGCCCAACCACGGGCACGCGGCCATGTTCGGCGTGTTCGGGCTGCTCTCGCTCTCGCTCTGCCTGCTCGTGCTGCGCCAGGCCAACAGCGACGAAAGCTGGGCCCATGTGGAAAAATATGTGCGCGTCTCCTTCTGGGGCTTCAACGTGGGCCTCTTGCTGATGCTCGTGCTCTCGCTGTTGCCGGCCGGCTTCCTCCAGCTCGGCGACGTGTTCGCCAACGGCTACTGGCACGCGCGCTCGCCCGAGTTCACGCAGAGCCCGCTCATGGCCTTCATCGGCTGGCTCAGGATGCCCGCGGACCTCATCTTCATCATCTTCGGCGCCATCCCCTTCTTCATCGCGGCCCTGAAGACGTGGTCGTTCTACATCCGTGAGGGCGCGCCCAAGGATGCGGAACCCGCGGCGGAAAGCGCCGGGGAGATTGCGGAGGAAGCGAAGTAG